One Danio rerio strain Tuebingen ecotype United States chromosome 7, GRCz12tu, whole genome shotgun sequence genomic window, TAcattatttacacacaaacagaTTGCAGACATAGTAATAGAAATTGTGAATTGTGcttaaatgctttttttctaGCATTTTACTCCAAACCTAAAGATGGTTTGTGTTTTCTTTTAATGTGTTTCTCTCTCAGAAATGGCTCAATCTCTATTTTTCCCTCTTCTCCTCATTGGTGAGTGTGTTTGTAGTTTTATTAATGGTTTATAGTTTCATTAGGTTTGACTCTGATCTGAAAAGCATTAAAGCAAAGTGTCTCTTTCACAGCTCTCTGCTCCATATCTGAATGTGTTCAGCGTCAGTATCACTTCATAAATGAGAACAAGAACTGGACTGAAGCTCAGAGATACTGCAGAGAGAAATACACAGATCTGGCCACTGTTGACAACATGAACGACATGATCCAGCTGAACAAGAGTGTGAATAATGTAAACAATCAGAATATCTATATTGGTCTTCAGAAGACGAATGTTTCTAAATGGCATTGGTCTTCAGGTGATCTTGTGCTCTTTCTGAACTGGGCATCTGGAGAACCAAACAACAGTTATAATTGTGGCACAATAAAAAATGGACAGTGGTTTGCTGAGTCATGCAATAACACATGTTTCTTCATCTGCTACAACAGTAagtacaaactacagtggcaaaCGTTCATTTAGGCTCAATCTCAAAGGGCTGTAAAGTTtaccctaagaattgggacagcactacagcacctgcacacgtcatcgcaatctcttgcttcatgtaAGATCAGACTATGGTGACttctgtagttattccagttgtgttattttttggtatttatctttaagAAATCACTGaaagcatatattatgttatcataactatctaatgtggcaataagatcataactgtactgtgcatttacacaatggccatattcatctacataaacacaccaaaacaacattaacagaagttattattagggattacaGATAGCaaaattttgctgtttttattttagagtttttattttttaaagcatgacggtaaaacaccaACGCAGttctaaatatattaaaacatgtgcttgtttgttgtaaaaattcgtaataatggcAAAAATACTACTTTGTGGATCTGCCAtcctgctgttgtggctggtgtattcagggaaaatttcttaccccttggtttcaactGTGGTCCTGAATAATCTTCATTCGAAAGGGTGTATACCTCTTGcgcttagccctacgccttcaagttaaagagaattgggacaccactacctcTTCACAGGAATGCgaaaaacaaggggtagggggaagggctaaggggtaaaattgggattggtTCATAACAAAGTATgctttaataaacaattaaagcgtgacaaaagtaaaaaaaattatgaaaaaaaataaactacatatctagtcaaatttacTTTGTACTATTATCTCACAGACAAACAGAAAATGTGATGTTGAATTATAATTCCCCTTAGAGgatttaaaatagtaatatttCTAATCAACATAAACTTATAATAACACAACTCTACAAAAACTCTTCTTAAATTGTAAGTACTGATTTGTTTACATACAGCAgatgaataaactaataaaatattgttttaatttattttcttaaagtgaGCAGAGGACTGGTGTTTGTCAATCAGAACATGAACTGGACAGTCGCTCAGAGTTACTGCAGACAGAATCACATTGATCTGGTCACTGTGAGGAACCAGAATGAGAGTCAACAACTGGAGAAGTTCATTAATGACAGAAACTCATCTGGATCTGCAGTCTGGATCGGTCTGTTCAGAGACACATGGCAGTGGTCAGATCAGAGCAACTCTTCATTTAGATACTGGGCTGCTAATTTTAAAGATTCTTCATACAGTGCCGCTATTCAACCAAACATATCAGGACAATGGGCTGACTACTCTAGTAATTACAACCAGTTTCCTTTTGTGTGTCATGAAGGTGAGCAGATCCTCCAAACACACTCAATCCATCATCAGCTCCAGATCTCTTAAAGTTGACTCTACATGTCTGACATGACAAATTCCTCCACAGTGTTTGTTCTGCATGTTGTTGTTGATCAGTCTCTCTctagtttctgctttgttttgtgtccAGATAAACTGATTGTGATCCAGCAGACAAAGTCGTGGTCTGAAGCTCTGAGATACTGCAGACAGAATCATGTGGATCTGGTCTCGGTTCAGTCAGTGGAGATGCAGTATGAGGTGATGAACGTGGTTAAACTGGCGT contains:
- the si:dkey-83f18.7 gene encoding uncharacterized protein isoform X1 is translated as MAQSLFFPLLLIALCSISECVQRQYHFINENKNWTEAQRYCREKYTDLATVDNMNDMIQLNKSVNNVNNQNIYIGLQKTNVSKWHWSSGDLVLFLNWASGEPNNSYNCGTIKNGQWFAESCNNTCFFICYNMSRGLVFVNQNMNWTVAQSYCRQNHIDLVTVRNQNESQQLEKFINDRNSSGSAVWIGLFRDTWQWSDQSNSSFRYWAANFKDSSYSAAIQPNISGQWADYSSNYNQFPFVCHEDKLIVIQQTKSWSEALRYCRQNHVDLVSVQSVEMQYEVMNVVKLASTEAVWLGLRHSCALGIWFWVSGQTVCYQYWAPGNGTSEEDCEPTVRSGAVQSGGDQTWISRPEIDKLNFICRNY
- the si:dkey-83f18.7 gene encoding uncharacterized protein isoform X2 gives rise to the protein MNDMIQLNKSVNNVNNQNIYIGLQKTNVSKWHWSSGDLVLFLNWASGEPNNSYNCGTIKNGQWFAESCNNTCFFICYNMSRGLVFVNQNMNWTVAQSYCRQNHIDLVTVRNQNESQQLEKFINDRNSSGSAVWIGLFRDTWQWSDQSNSSFRYWAANFKDSSYSAAIQPNISGQWADYSSNYNQFPFVCHEDKLIVIQQTKSWSEALRYCRQNHVDLVSVQSVEMQYEVMNVVKLASTEAVWLGLRHSCALGIWFWVSGQTVCYQYWAPGNGTSEEDCEPTVRSGAVQSGGDQTWISRPEIDKLNFICRNY
- the si:dkey-83f18.7 gene encoding uncharacterized protein isoform X3 yields the protein MSRGLVFVNQNMNWTVAQSYCRQNHIDLVTVRNQNESQQLEKFINDRNSSGSAVWIGLFRDTWQWSDQSNSSFRYWAANFKDSSYSAAIQPNISGQWADYSSNYNQFPFVCHEDKLIVIQQTKSWSEALRYCRQNHVDLVSVQSVEMQYEVMNVVKLASTEAVWLGLRHSCALGIWFWVSGQTVCYQYWAPGNGTSEEDCEPTVRSGAVQSGGDQTWISRPEIDKLNFICRNY